The Primulina eburnea isolate SZY01 chromosome 6, ASM2296580v1, whole genome shotgun sequence genome contains a region encoding:
- the LOC140834074 gene encoding cytochrome b-c1 complex subunit 9 encodes MESAARRSGGGVWEGLYRMVMRRTPIYVTFVVAGAFLGERAVDYGIRRLWEHNNVGKRYEDIPVLGQRPSE; translated from the exons ATGGAATCGGCGGCTAGACGTAGCGGCGGCGGCGTGTGGGAAGGCCTCTACAGGATGGTTATGCGGCGTACTCCTATCTACGTGACCTTCGTCGTCGCCGGCGCTTTTCTCGGTGAACGA GCTGTTGATTATGGCATTCGTAGACTCTGGGAGCATAACAATGTTGGG AAACGGTACGAGGATATTCCAGTCTTGGGACAAAGGCCATCAGAATGA